A genomic stretch from Engraulis encrasicolus isolate BLACKSEA-1 chromosome 12, IST_EnEncr_1.0, whole genome shotgun sequence includes:
- the lonrf2 gene encoding LON peptidase N-terminal domain and RING finger protein 2 isoform X2, which produces MDAGIQNHTEHFVHDISNPNAQGLCPEMLEVAEEACRAGNFDLAVEIYSSQLADLHQPDRGICLRKADALARAGRIGDALDSYRVAANIQRLLPAELGLLVESIARTIRGKELGDRKTESSTKPRQPVDTLDSKTSVRLSVASTSAGRDGLEEDECLDLFTCKLCKCLLSEPTTLECGHTYCKRCIEDNGVKECSSCHSKINRSLEENRFHGFRVNVVLSCLLDKWFESESKSRRLWLEADGMWKKDDLAEALDKFNKAVEIAPSICRLLARRAELHMEMRNFGQAIQDAESVCRLKPQCPKAHYTKAKALSGAGRAEEALQQYFYCVALKPDWSVVKLEAQKVLSALFSSVFEEDGLSAPLPSRQSDPSCRLKASALFNSLPPSYSTATGCSKDSPDASHSKGSDGGASAASSAAGASGSSSTALSPPAGLLENSKSLTAVLSALPTPSSLKRKGSGELSHMPPSKLLRPDGLSSSMSAVLSTGLREVHKELLDSGDFECSLCMRLFYEPVTTPCGHTFCLKCLERCMDHNPNCPLCKENLSEYLASRGYKKTFLMEEVLLRYLGDELTERKKIQEEEMKEISNLNQEVPIFICTMAFPTIPCPLHVFEPRYRLMIRRSMESGTKQFGMCIADDVKGFADYGCMLEVKDVKFFPDGRSVVDTVGVSRFKVLSHGQRDGYHTAKIEYLQDKKVEGEELAELLKLHDSVYDQANAWFTSLKDNMKSQILSHFGHLPVKDPEPQADSSGPAWCWWLLAVLPLENRAQLTILAMTSLKDRLIAIRRVLIFVTRKRAR; this is translated from the exons ATGGACGCGGGCATACAGAACCACACGGAACACTTCGTTCACGACATATCGAACCCTAACGCACAGGGTTTATGTCCTGAAATGCTTGAGGTTGCCGAAGAAGCTTGTCGGGCAGGGAACTTCGACCTTGCCGTGGAGATCTACAGCTCGCAACTTGCCGACCTACACCAACCGGACAGGGGGATCTGTTTGCGCAAAGCGGACGCCTTGGCCAGAGCTGGTCGGATTGGAGATGCGCTAGATTCCTACCGTGTAGCTGCAAACATTCAGAGGCTGCTACCTGCGGAACTTGGCCTTTTGGTGGAAAGCATAGCTCGGACTATACGGGGAAAGGAGTTGGGAGACCGCAAAACGGAAAGCAGCACCAAGCCAAGGCAACCGGTGGACACACTCGATTCAAAAACAAGCGTCAGGCTGAGCGTTGCTTCAACTAGTGCGGGCAGAGATGGACTGGAAGAAGACGAATGCTTGGACTTATTTACGTGCAAACTCTGTAAGTGTCTGTTGTCAGAACCCACCACTTTAGAATGTGGTCATACCTATTGCAAACGGTGCATAGAAGACAATGGTGTGAAGGAATGCAGTAGTTGTCATTCCAAGATCAACAGATCATTGGAGGAAAATCGTTTTCATGGCTTCAGAGTGAACGTCGTTCTCAGCTGTTTGTTGGATAAATGGTTCGAATCGGAAAGTAAATCGAGACGACTTTGGCTGGAAGCGGATGGAATGTGGAAAAAGGACGACCTCGCAGAAGCGTTGGATAAGTTCAACAAAGCTGTGGAAATAG CGCCCTCTATATGCAGGCTGCTGGCACGGCGGGCAGAGTTGCACATGGAGATGAGGAATTTCGGACAGGCCATCCAGGATGCCGAAAGCGTGTGTCGACTCAAACCACAGTGCCCCAAG gcccACTACACTAAGGCGAAGGCCCTGAGTGGCGCTGGAAGGGCGGAGGAGGCTCTTCAACAATACTTCTACTGTGTGGCTCTCAAGCCAGACTGGAGCGTTGTCAAGCTAGAAGCCCAGAAG GTCCTGAGTGCACTCTTCTCTTCAGTGTTTGAGGAGGACGGTCTCTCGGCCCCGTTGCCTTCCAGGCAGTCGGACCCCTCATGTCGCCTGAAGGCCTCTGCCCTCTTCAACTCACTTCCTCCCTCCTACAGCACCGCAACGGGCTGCTCCAAG GATTCCCCTGACGCGAGTCACTCAAAGGGCAGCGATGGGGGCGCTAGCGCTGCTAGCAGTGCAGCTGGCGCGTCAGGCTCCTCCTCCACGGCCCTCAGCCCGCCTGCCGGACTCCTGGAGAACAGCAAGAGCCTGACGGCAGTGCTGTCGGCCCTGCCCACCCCCTCCAGCCTCAAGAGGAAAGGCTCCGGGGAGCTGAGCCACATGCCCCCCAGCAAGCTGCTTAGGCCAG ATGGTCTCAGCTCCTCCATGTCTGCTGTCCTGTCCACGGGCCTGAGGGAGGTGCATAAGGAGCTGCTGGACAGTGGAGATTTCGAGTGCTCTCTGTGTATGAG GTTGTTCTATGAGCCCGTTACCACCCCCTGTGGTCACACCTTCTGCCTCAAATGTCTGGAGCGCTGCATGGATCACAACCCCAACTGCCCGCTCTGCAAGGAGAACCTCTCCGAG TACCTGGCCAGCAGGGGGTACAAGAAGACCTTCCTGATGGAGGAGGTGCTTCTGCGTTACCTGGGAGACGAGctgacagagaggaagaagatccaagaggaggagatgaaggagatcTCCAA CCTGAATCAGGAGGTTCCCATCTTCATCTGCACCATGGCGTTCCCCACCATCCCGTGCCCGCTGCACGTCTTCGAGCCGCGCTACCGCCTCATGATCCGCCGCTCCATGGAGAGTGGCACCAAGCAGTTTGGCATGTGCATCGCCGACGATGTCAAAGG GTTTGCGGACTACGGCTGCATGCTTGAGGTGAAGGACGTGAAGTTCTTCCCGGACGGCCGCTCGGTGGTCGACACGGTGGGGGTGTCTCGCTTCAAAGTGCTCAGTCACGGCCAGAGGGACGGCTACCACACCGCCAAGATCGAGTACCTCCAGGACAAGAAG GTGGAGGGCGAGGAGCTGGCGGAGCTGCTGAAGCTGCATGACTCTGTGTACGACCAGGCCAACGCCTGGTTCACCTCCCTCAAAGACAACATGAAGAGCCAAATCCTCAGCCACTTTGGACACCTGCCCGTCAAGGACCCTGAGCCACAG GCGGACTCTAGTGGGCCCGCGTGGTGCTGGTGGCTGCTGGCGGTGCTCCCCCTGGAGAACCGGGCCCAGCTCACCATCCTGGCCATGACCTCCCTGAAGGACCGCCTCATCGCCATCCGCAGGGTGCTCATCTTCGTCACGCGCAAGCGCGCGCGATAG
- the lonrf2 gene encoding LON peptidase N-terminal domain and RING finger protein 2 isoform X1, giving the protein MDAGIQNHTEHFVHDISNPNAQGLCPEMLEVAEEACRAGNFDLAVEIYSSQLADLHQPDRGICLRKADALARAGRIGDALDSYRVAANIQRLLPAELGLLVESIARTIRGKELGDRKTESSTKPRQPVDTLDSKTSVRLSVASTSAGRDGLEEDECLDLFTCKLCKCLLSEPTTLECGHTYCKRCIEDNGVKECSSCHSKINRSLEENRFHGFRVNVVLSCLLDKWFESESKSRRLWLEADGMWKKDDLAEALDKFNKAVEIAPSICRLLARRAELHMEMRNFGQAIQDAESVCRLKPQCPKAHYTKAKALSGAGRAEEALQQYFYCVALKPDWSVVKLEAQKMRNIPLSPPLSLPPTPIQVLSALFSSVFEEDGLSAPLPSRQSDPSCRLKASALFNSLPPSYSTATGCSKDSPDASHSKGSDGGASAASSAAGASGSSSTALSPPAGLLENSKSLTAVLSALPTPSSLKRKGSGELSHMPPSKLLRPDGLSSSMSAVLSTGLREVHKELLDSGDFECSLCMRLFYEPVTTPCGHTFCLKCLERCMDHNPNCPLCKENLSEYLASRGYKKTFLMEEVLLRYLGDELTERKKIQEEEMKEISNLNQEVPIFICTMAFPTIPCPLHVFEPRYRLMIRRSMESGTKQFGMCIADDVKGFADYGCMLEVKDVKFFPDGRSVVDTVGVSRFKVLSHGQRDGYHTAKIEYLQDKKVEGEELAELLKLHDSVYDQANAWFTSLKDNMKSQILSHFGHLPVKDPEPQADSSGPAWCWWLLAVLPLENRAQLTILAMTSLKDRLIAIRRVLIFVTRKRAR; this is encoded by the exons ATGGACGCGGGCATACAGAACCACACGGAACACTTCGTTCACGACATATCGAACCCTAACGCACAGGGTTTATGTCCTGAAATGCTTGAGGTTGCCGAAGAAGCTTGTCGGGCAGGGAACTTCGACCTTGCCGTGGAGATCTACAGCTCGCAACTTGCCGACCTACACCAACCGGACAGGGGGATCTGTTTGCGCAAAGCGGACGCCTTGGCCAGAGCTGGTCGGATTGGAGATGCGCTAGATTCCTACCGTGTAGCTGCAAACATTCAGAGGCTGCTACCTGCGGAACTTGGCCTTTTGGTGGAAAGCATAGCTCGGACTATACGGGGAAAGGAGTTGGGAGACCGCAAAACGGAAAGCAGCACCAAGCCAAGGCAACCGGTGGACACACTCGATTCAAAAACAAGCGTCAGGCTGAGCGTTGCTTCAACTAGTGCGGGCAGAGATGGACTGGAAGAAGACGAATGCTTGGACTTATTTACGTGCAAACTCTGTAAGTGTCTGTTGTCAGAACCCACCACTTTAGAATGTGGTCATACCTATTGCAAACGGTGCATAGAAGACAATGGTGTGAAGGAATGCAGTAGTTGTCATTCCAAGATCAACAGATCATTGGAGGAAAATCGTTTTCATGGCTTCAGAGTGAACGTCGTTCTCAGCTGTTTGTTGGATAAATGGTTCGAATCGGAAAGTAAATCGAGACGACTTTGGCTGGAAGCGGATGGAATGTGGAAAAAGGACGACCTCGCAGAAGCGTTGGATAAGTTCAACAAAGCTGTGGAAATAG CGCCCTCTATATGCAGGCTGCTGGCACGGCGGGCAGAGTTGCACATGGAGATGAGGAATTTCGGACAGGCCATCCAGGATGCCGAAAGCGTGTGTCGACTCAAACCACAGTGCCCCAAG gcccACTACACTAAGGCGAAGGCCCTGAGTGGCGCTGGAAGGGCGGAGGAGGCTCTTCAACAATACTTCTACTGTGTGGCTCTCAAGCCAGACTGGAGCGTTGTCAAGCTAGAAGCCCAGAAG ATGAGGAATATacctctctcgccccctctctccctccccccgacCCCTATCCAGGTCCTGAGTGCACTCTTCTCTTCAGTGTTTGAGGAGGACGGTCTCTCGGCCCCGTTGCCTTCCAGGCAGTCGGACCCCTCATGTCGCCTGAAGGCCTCTGCCCTCTTCAACTCACTTCCTCCCTCCTACAGCACCGCAACGGGCTGCTCCAAG GATTCCCCTGACGCGAGTCACTCAAAGGGCAGCGATGGGGGCGCTAGCGCTGCTAGCAGTGCAGCTGGCGCGTCAGGCTCCTCCTCCACGGCCCTCAGCCCGCCTGCCGGACTCCTGGAGAACAGCAAGAGCCTGACGGCAGTGCTGTCGGCCCTGCCCACCCCCTCCAGCCTCAAGAGGAAAGGCTCCGGGGAGCTGAGCCACATGCCCCCCAGCAAGCTGCTTAGGCCAG ATGGTCTCAGCTCCTCCATGTCTGCTGTCCTGTCCACGGGCCTGAGGGAGGTGCATAAGGAGCTGCTGGACAGTGGAGATTTCGAGTGCTCTCTGTGTATGAG GTTGTTCTATGAGCCCGTTACCACCCCCTGTGGTCACACCTTCTGCCTCAAATGTCTGGAGCGCTGCATGGATCACAACCCCAACTGCCCGCTCTGCAAGGAGAACCTCTCCGAG TACCTGGCCAGCAGGGGGTACAAGAAGACCTTCCTGATGGAGGAGGTGCTTCTGCGTTACCTGGGAGACGAGctgacagagaggaagaagatccaagaggaggagatgaaggagatcTCCAA CCTGAATCAGGAGGTTCCCATCTTCATCTGCACCATGGCGTTCCCCACCATCCCGTGCCCGCTGCACGTCTTCGAGCCGCGCTACCGCCTCATGATCCGCCGCTCCATGGAGAGTGGCACCAAGCAGTTTGGCATGTGCATCGCCGACGATGTCAAAGG GTTTGCGGACTACGGCTGCATGCTTGAGGTGAAGGACGTGAAGTTCTTCCCGGACGGCCGCTCGGTGGTCGACACGGTGGGGGTGTCTCGCTTCAAAGTGCTCAGTCACGGCCAGAGGGACGGCTACCACACCGCCAAGATCGAGTACCTCCAGGACAAGAAG GTGGAGGGCGAGGAGCTGGCGGAGCTGCTGAAGCTGCATGACTCTGTGTACGACCAGGCCAACGCCTGGTTCACCTCCCTCAAAGACAACATGAAGAGCCAAATCCTCAGCCACTTTGGACACCTGCCCGTCAAGGACCCTGAGCCACAG GCGGACTCTAGTGGGCCCGCGTGGTGCTGGTGGCTGCTGGCGGTGCTCCCCCTGGAGAACCGGGCCCAGCTCACCATCCTGGCCATGACCTCCCTGAAGGACCGCCTCATCGCCATCCGCAGGGTGCTCATCTTCGTCACGCGCAAGCGCGCGCGATAG